In Yersinia enterocolitica subsp. enterocolitica, one DNA window encodes the following:
- a CDS encoding heavy metal sensor histidine kinase has translation MFRRSISVHMALMFALSALLIVSAIGILLRSSLHDSLQKQMHNELLFRESLMSPWIIARTSAEGWSTLANKFTVLASSEGERVRYWIVSDNPRFSVGGPPPAGVNWSSLQEGFNKIPGTSEGVCSLFLLVKTIPANGERPALRYVVAIDSTPYMGTLDAFTRTLLIITALGVLIVALLGYAVSRIGLRPVGALSHQAQHLAPGDHGQRLDASTLPQELQQLAISFNGVLERQEIAWRQLESFNADVAHELRTPLTNLLGQTQLGLSRRRSPEELEELLGSNLEELERMTSIVNDMLFLSHAHAGDHAAQLTRISLREETLKTAEYVEPSFAEKQLSLKVEGDVIAHIDRRLFHRSLANLLENSARHSPPESTITVQLSKSGNQARVAVSNPGDPIAPTHLHRLFERFYRVDSSRTQSDTHHGLGLSIVRAVAIMHRGDVFARSENGINTFGLTFALSTDDELCAEQNQLSAKELENTFSASTDNIVRQPSA, from the coding sequence ATGTTCAGGCGTTCCATCTCCGTGCATATGGCGTTGATGTTTGCTTTATCCGCCTTACTGATTGTCTCGGCTATCGGTATTTTGCTGCGAAGTTCGCTGCACGATTCATTGCAAAAGCAGATGCATAACGAGCTGCTTTTTCGCGAATCATTGATGAGCCCGTGGATCATTGCGCGTACCTCGGCTGAGGGCTGGTCAACACTGGCGAACAAATTCACCGTTTTGGCCAGTTCAGAGGGGGAACGGGTGCGCTATTGGATTGTCAGTGACAATCCCCGTTTTAGCGTGGGAGGTCCTCCACCAGCTGGCGTTAACTGGTCATCGCTGCAAGAGGGATTTAACAAGATACCCGGCACGTCCGAGGGAGTTTGTTCGTTGTTTCTGCTAGTAAAAACCATTCCAGCCAATGGAGAAAGGCCGGCACTGCGCTATGTCGTGGCTATCGATTCCACACCTTACATGGGCACGCTGGATGCATTCACTCGCACATTACTGATCATTACCGCGTTGGGTGTACTTATTGTTGCACTGCTAGGCTATGCCGTATCCAGAATCGGTCTGCGTCCGGTAGGCGCACTTAGCCATCAGGCACAACATCTGGCACCGGGAGATCACGGCCAACGACTGGATGCCAGCACATTACCGCAAGAGCTTCAGCAGTTGGCGATATCATTTAATGGTGTGCTTGAGCGGCAGGAAATCGCCTGGCGGCAGCTTGAGAGCTTTAACGCCGATGTGGCCCATGAATTACGCACCCCCCTCACCAATCTGCTAGGTCAAACACAACTGGGCCTGTCACGTCGGCGTTCGCCGGAGGAACTTGAGGAGCTGCTGGGTTCAAATCTGGAAGAACTGGAGCGGATGACGTCCATCGTTAACGATATGCTATTCTTGTCACACGCTCACGCAGGTGATCATGCCGCCCAGTTAACACGTATCTCACTGCGCGAAGAAACACTTAAAACGGCGGAATATGTTGAACCCTCCTTCGCTGAGAAACAGCTTTCCCTGAAAGTCGAAGGTGACGTGATTGCCCATATTGACCGGCGTTTGTTTCACCGATCACTTGCCAACCTACTGGAAAACAGCGCAAGGCATTCACCACCTGAAAGTACCATTACCGTGCAGTTAAGCAAAAGTGGCAATCAGGCCAGGGTTGCAGTATCAAACCCAGGTGACCCTATTGCACCGACACATTTACATCGCCTGTTTGAGCGATTTTATCGGGTAGATTCTTCACGAACCCAAAGTGACACTCACCACGGCCTTGGGCTGTCGATTGTACGCGCAGTCGCGATTATGCATCGCGGTGATGTGTTTGCCCGTAGCGAGAACGGTATCAATACCTTTGGGCTGACGTTTGCGCTATCTACCGACGACGAACTCTGCGCGGAACAAAACCAGCTCTCGGCAAAAGAACTTGAAAATACATTTTCGGCGTCAACTGACAACATTGTCAGGCAACCGTCAGCCTGA
- a CDS encoding alpha/beta hydrolase, translating into MLLTAMAAITSVHAADYKQNPFTLVYDGAITENIDGKVNIHPVKYDLHGIQIAANVYTPANYDPAKKYPAVVVAHPNGGVKEQVAGLYAQRLAEHGYITITADAAYQGASGGMPRNVDKPANRIEDIHGMADYISQYPGVDTTHIGLLGICGGGGYSLKAAQTDKRFKALATLSMFDSGLVRRNGYQDSQLSTIQERLKQASDARTKEVATGEITYTGDAQLTDEQIAKLPFDLYRQGFEYYGKTHAHPNSTFRYTLSSLLDLMSFDAQSNMDLINQPLLMIAGTKADSRYMTESAFKKATGTQNKELFLIDGATHIETYWVPRYVEQAMSKIDNFFDKNI; encoded by the coding sequence ATGCTGCTTACGGCAATGGCAGCTATTACTTCAGTTCATGCCGCTGATTACAAACAGAATCCGTTTACTTTGGTGTATGACGGTGCCATTACCGAGAACATCGATGGCAAGGTTAATATTCACCCGGTGAAATATGATCTTCATGGCATTCAAATTGCTGCGAATGTCTACACGCCCGCTAATTATGATCCGGCAAAAAAATATCCTGCGGTGGTAGTTGCCCACCCTAATGGTGGTGTTAAAGAGCAGGTTGCCGGATTGTATGCTCAGCGTTTGGCAGAGCACGGGTACATCACTATCACCGCCGATGCTGCCTATCAGGGAGCCAGTGGCGGCATGCCGCGCAATGTAGATAAACCCGCCAATCGCATTGAAGATATTCACGGCATGGCTGACTACATTAGCCAGTATCCAGGTGTTGATACCACACACATTGGCCTGCTGGGTATCTGTGGCGGCGGTGGGTATTCACTGAAAGCGGCCCAGACCGACAAACGGTTTAAAGCACTGGCGACGCTGAGTATGTTTGACTCCGGACTAGTACGCCGCAACGGGTATCAGGATTCCCAGCTTTCCACTATTCAGGAGCGGCTGAAGCAAGCCTCGGATGCGCGTACAAAAGAGGTCGCCACCGGTGAAATTACCTATACCGGCGATGCTCAATTAACCGATGAGCAAATTGCCAAACTGCCCTTTGATCTCTATCGCCAGGGCTTTGAGTATTACGGCAAAACCCACGCGCACCCAAATTCAACCTTCCGCTATACCCTGAGTAGTCTGCTTGATTTGATGAGCTTTGATGCACAAAGCAATATGGATCTCATCAATCAGCCGCTGTTAATGATAGCGGGTACGAAAGCAGATTCGCGCTATATGACCGAAAGTGCGTTCAAAAAAGCGACAGGTACGCAGAATAAAGAGCTGTTCCTGATTGATGGCGCGACGCATATCGAAACCTACTGGGTACCCCGTTATGTTGAGCAGGCAATGAGCAAGATAGATAATTTCTTTGATAAAAATATCTAA
- a CDS encoding carboxymuconolactone decarboxylase family protein has product MNNTTQIKVLTAAALLVFSVSLTAHAASVTTGASEMNQQQTISDTLSARQQAIPLIASYMASSQMEKLNAALNRGLDAGLTVNEAKEILVQLYAYTGFPRSLNALNELMKVVNERKQRGINDAQGKEPVSPIPVGDELRRVGTANQTKISGAPVQGPVFEFAPVINQFLQTHLFGDIFARDNLDWQSRELATVGALAATPSVEAQLLSHTRASLRVGLTAEQLRQLAQILREQGEGDAATRVEKALQQALATAK; this is encoded by the coding sequence ATGAACAATACCACGCAGATTAAAGTTCTCACCGCCGCGGCTTTACTGGTTTTCAGCGTGAGTCTGACAGCACATGCCGCATCCGTAACGACAGGAGCATCAGAAATGAATCAGCAACAAACCATTTCCGACACGCTATCCGCGCGCCAACAAGCTATACCTTTGATTGCATCTTATATGGCCAGCAGCCAGATGGAAAAACTCAATGCGGCACTTAATCGGGGGCTGGATGCTGGGCTGACGGTGAATGAAGCCAAAGAGATCCTTGTTCAGCTTTATGCTTATACCGGTTTTCCTCGCAGTCTTAATGCATTGAATGAATTAATGAAGGTTGTTAATGAACGCAAGCAACGCGGCATTAACGATGCTCAAGGTAAAGAACCGGTTAGCCCGATTCCGGTCGGTGATGAACTCCGTCGTGTGGGGACGGCTAATCAGACCAAAATATCGGGCGCGCCGGTACAAGGCCCGGTTTTTGAATTTGCCCCAGTGATTAATCAATTCCTGCAAACACATTTATTTGGCGACATTTTTGCCCGTGACAATCTGGACTGGCAAAGCCGCGAGCTGGCGACGGTCGGGGCACTAGCCGCCACTCCGAGTGTGGAAGCACAACTACTGTCACATACGCGAGCCAGTCTGCGTGTCGGGCTAACAGCAGAACAGTTGCGCCAGCTTGCACAGATATTGCGTGAACAGGGTGAAGGCGATGCCGCAACTCGGGTTGAAAAGGCACTGCAACAAGCGTTAGCTACTGCAAAGTAA
- a CDS encoding heavy metal response regulator transcription factor: MRLLLVEDEEKTSSYLSRALGESGFSVDISADGAEGLHYALEYDYDAIILDVMLPGMDGYRVLEGIRASKQTPVLVLSARGSVDERVKGLRLGADDYLPKPFSLIELVARIQALVRRRSTDGADITQLQIHDLHLDLLARRVFRTGTRLELTAKEFSLLSLLARHQGEILSKMMIAEQVWDMNFDSDANVVEVAIKRLRAKIDAPFEVKLLHTVRGMGYVLEVRPDTLN, translated from the coding sequence ATGCGACTGTTATTAGTGGAAGATGAAGAAAAAACCTCGTCCTATTTAAGTCGGGCGTTAGGGGAATCGGGCTTTAGCGTGGATATATCTGCTGATGGTGCAGAGGGGCTGCATTATGCGCTGGAATATGATTACGATGCCATAATCCTTGATGTCATGTTGCCCGGCATGGATGGCTATCGGGTGCTGGAGGGTATTCGCGCCAGTAAACAAACGCCGGTGTTGGTGCTTTCAGCTCGAGGCTCGGTGGATGAGCGCGTCAAAGGCCTGCGTCTTGGTGCCGATGATTATCTGCCTAAACCCTTCTCACTCATTGAGTTGGTAGCCCGCATTCAAGCGCTAGTGCGTCGCCGCTCGACGGATGGCGCAGATATCACGCAACTACAGATTCATGACCTACATCTGGATCTGCTGGCTCGCCGCGTGTTTCGAACTGGAACCCGGCTGGAACTGACCGCGAAAGAGTTTTCCTTGCTCAGTCTGCTGGCGCGTCACCAGGGGGAAATCCTGTCAAAAATGATGATCGCCGAGCAAGTCTGGGATATGAATTTCGACAGCGATGCCAACGTGGTTGAGGTTGCGATTAAACGTCTGCGCGCCAAGATTGATGCGCCATTTGAGGTCAAGTTACTGCATACCGTGCGCGGTATGGGCTATGTTCTTGAAGTCAGACCCGACACACTAAATTAA